Proteins found in one Sphingomonas sp. SORGH_AS_0879 genomic segment:
- a CDS encoding fructose-specific PTS transporter subunit EIIC: protein MKRLLAIVDAGDAGVTGVLAGEALRRAARDAGRSIEIELRTAQGVVNPVSAGRDDMLLFVGTEGSADAATRERADRLLTLEAVLADPAAALDVGDKPGTSTKKVVAITSCPTGIAHTFMAAEGLQEGARQLGYDIHVETQGSVGAGNPLTPEQIAEADVVIIAADREVDRARFAGKRVLASNTKPAITGGAALIEKALAEAKVQGGATTAASTPEATERAGPYKHLMTGVSFMLPFVVAGGLLIALAFALGGIHANDEANAGTLAYALFTIGAKGGFALMVPALAGYIAYSVADRPGIAPGMIGGMLASSLGAGFLGGIVAGFIAGYGVDALNRVIRLPKNLQGLKPVLILPLLGTLLTGLLMIYAVGTPVAAVLSFLTEWLRGMQGSNAVLLGLILGGMMAFDMGGPVNKAAYAFSVGLVASQVYTPMAATMAAGMTPPLAIALATRLFGNRFTADEREAGAAAAVLGLAFISEGAIPFAARDPLRVIPSLMAGSAVAGAISMVAGVELRVPHGGVFVLPIPGAVTHLAAYVVALAAGVVVSAVLVGLLKRSVAQV, encoded by the coding sequence ATGAAGAGGCTGTTGGCGATCGTCGACGCCGGGGACGCGGGCGTCACCGGCGTCCTGGCGGGTGAGGCACTGCGCCGCGCGGCGCGCGATGCGGGCCGGTCGATCGAGATCGAACTGCGCACCGCACAGGGTGTGGTCAATCCGGTCTCGGCCGGGCGTGACGACATGCTGCTGTTCGTCGGCACGGAAGGCAGCGCCGACGCGGCGACCCGCGAGCGCGCCGACCGGCTGCTGACGCTGGAGGCGGTGCTCGCCGATCCGGCCGCCGCGCTGGATGTCGGCGACAAGCCCGGCACGTCGACGAAGAAGGTCGTCGCCATCACCTCCTGCCCCACCGGTATCGCCCATACCTTCATGGCGGCGGAGGGGTTGCAGGAGGGCGCGCGGCAGCTGGGCTATGATATCCATGTCGAGACGCAGGGGTCGGTCGGCGCGGGCAACCCGCTGACGCCCGAACAGATCGCCGAGGCCGATGTCGTGATCATCGCCGCCGACCGCGAAGTCGACCGCGCGCGTTTCGCGGGCAAGCGGGTGCTGGCCAGCAATACCAAGCCTGCCATCACCGGCGGCGCGGCGCTGATCGAAAAGGCGCTGGCCGAGGCCAAGGTGCAGGGTGGCGCGACGACCGCCGCCAGCACCCCTGAGGCAACCGAGCGTGCCGGGCCGTACAAGCATCTGATGACCGGCGTGTCGTTCATGCTGCCCTTCGTGGTGGCGGGCGGCCTGCTGATCGCGCTCGCCTTCGCGCTGGGCGGCATCCACGCCAATGACGAGGCGAATGCGGGCACGCTCGCTTATGCCCTGTTCACCATCGGGGCCAAGGGCGGCTTCGCGCTGATGGTGCCCGCGCTTGCGGGGTACATCGCCTATTCGGTCGCCGACCGGCCCGGCATCGCGCCGGGCATGATCGGGGGGATGCTGGCGAGCAGCCTGGGTGCGGGCTTCCTGGGCGGCATCGTCGCAGGCTTCATCGCGGGGTACGGCGTCGATGCGCTCAACCGCGTCATCCGCCTGCCGAAGAACCTCCAGGGGTTGAAGCCGGTCCTGATCCTGCCGCTGCTCGGCACGCTGCTGACCGGCCTGCTGATGATCTATGCGGTCGGCACGCCGGTCGCCGCCGTGTTGTCCTTCCTGACCGAATGGCTGCGCGGAATGCAGGGGTCGAACGCGGTGCTGCTGGGGCTGATCCTGGGCGGCATGATGGCGTTCGACATGGGCGGGCCGGTCAACAAGGCGGCCTATGCCTTCTCGGTCGGACTGGTCGCCAGCCAGGTCTATACCCCGATGGCAGCGACCATGGCGGCGGGCATGACCCCGCCGCTCGCCATCGCGCTCGCCACCCGGCTGTTTGGCAACCGCTTCACGGCGGACGAGCGGGAGGCGGGCGCGGCGGCGGCGGTGCTCGGCCTGGCCTTTATCAGCGAGGGTGCGATCCCCTTCGCGGCGCGCGATCCGCTTCGGGTGATCCCGTCGCTGATGGCGGGTTCGGCGGTGGCGGGGGCGATCTCGATGGTCGCGGGCGTCGAACTGCGCGTGCCGCATGGCGGCGTCTTCGTGCTGCCGATCCCCGGCGCGGTCACGCATCTTGCCGCCTATGTCGTGGCGCTGGCGGCCGGAGTGGTGGTCAGCGCGGTGCTGGTCGGATTGCTCAAGCGCTCGGTGGCGCAGGTCTGA
- a CDS encoding DUF6445 family protein produces the protein MAMPPVLEFAADAIPTVRQIGHEREPVVILDGATGWVEHLRDFAATRSAFAPAAGVGSAYPGLLGPAPVAYVDAMVRRVLPLIETYFTGTAVRPARARGNFSLVTTDPAALSEDQRVPHVDTADRLQFATVHFLSPGNVDGTAFFRHRATGFETLDADRLSSYHAARASDPPPPAGYCSDGDAAFEMIDAIAARPDRLILYRANLLHSGRITRIPDRAADPSAGRLTGNLFLQCRLAA, from the coding sequence ATGGCCATGCCGCCCGTGTTGGAATTCGCCGCCGATGCCATCCCGACCGTCCGCCAGATCGGCCATGAGCGCGAGCCGGTCGTCATTCTGGACGGTGCGACCGGATGGGTCGAGCATCTGCGCGATTTCGCCGCCACGCGGTCCGCCTTTGCCCCTGCCGCCGGAGTGGGCAGCGCCTATCCTGGCCTGCTCGGTCCTGCGCCGGTCGCCTATGTCGATGCGATGGTGCGCCGGGTCCTGCCGCTGATCGAGACGTATTTCACCGGCACCGCCGTGCGCCCTGCCCGCGCGCGCGGCAATTTTTCGCTGGTCACCACCGATCCCGCCGCATTATCCGAGGATCAACGCGTGCCGCATGTCGACACCGCCGACCGGCTGCAATTTGCCACCGTCCACTTCCTCTCACCGGGCAACGTGGACGGCACCGCGTTTTTTCGCCATCGCGCCACCGGCTTCGAGACGCTGGATGCCGATCGCCTGTCTTCATATCACGCCGCCCGTGCCAGCGATCCGCCACCGCCCGCCGGTTACTGCTCCGATGGCGATGCCGCGTTCGAAATGATCGATGCCATTGCCGCCAGGCCCGACCGGCTGATCCTCTACCGCGCGAACCTGCTCCATTCGGGGCGCATCACCCGCATTCCCGACCGGGCTGCTGACCCCAGTGCGGGACGGCTGACCGGCAACCTGTTCCTGCAATGTCGGCTGGCGGCATGA
- a CDS encoding carbohydrate porin, with protein MAGVKSLAAIAALGMGMAASGARAEDVPPATGPAAPQVSRQATKTVPVVLGQKKKGVETYQPLADDGITLALNYTGEAAANTTGGFAQKAAYTGQIYVGADFDFDKIAGIKDGGLHLAITNRHGQSLSQIAIGNNTSVQEVWGTQNTHLAILTWEQKLFGGALDIEAGKSQANIHFLNSPYYCHFQTNSACGNPTFVFKNSNFTYFPASSWMAKAKLTVADRWFAHAGIYEVNPNRKRPDDNGLSLSFKGGTGFVVPYELGYASDYQTDRLPRHYILGGWIDRGDYADPLRDDRGGIAILSGRPAATLKGRSGLYVRFDQMLTRPDMNSHRGLGVFGVAMTNLSGRVEERHFLELGLLQTGTFAGRDQDTIGFVINQQSFSDLAMERMRAARLAAGGDGNIRRNQYMMELAYGAQIGPAVRVSPNIQYILHPDQTGMPFRRTSIPNALVFGFKFTIDAPTLIAAARR; from the coding sequence ATGGCTGGAGTGAAGAGCCTCGCGGCGATCGCCGCGCTGGGCATGGGAATGGCTGCGTCCGGTGCGCGAGCGGAGGACGTGCCGCCCGCGACGGGGCCTGCGGCACCGCAGGTATCGCGTCAGGCGACCAAGACGGTGCCGGTGGTGCTGGGCCAGAAGAAGAAAGGCGTCGAGACCTATCAGCCGCTGGCCGATGACGGGATCACCCTGGCGCTCAACTATACCGGTGAGGCAGCGGCGAACACGACCGGCGGCTTTGCGCAGAAGGCCGCCTATACCGGGCAAATCTATGTCGGTGCGGACTTCGACTTCGACAAGATCGCCGGGATCAAGGACGGTGGCCTGCACCTGGCCATCACCAACCGCCACGGCCAAAGCCTGTCGCAGATCGCCATCGGCAACAACACCTCGGTCCAGGAAGTCTGGGGCACCCAGAACACCCATCTCGCCATTCTGACCTGGGAGCAGAAGCTGTTCGGCGGCGCGCTCGATATCGAGGCGGGCAAGAGCCAGGCGAACATCCATTTCCTGAACTCGCCCTATTATTGCCATTTCCAGACCAACTCGGCCTGCGGCAATCCGACCTTCGTCTTCAAGAACAGCAACTTCACCTATTTCCCGGCGTCGAGTTGGATGGCCAAGGCCAAGCTGACGGTGGCCGACCGATGGTTCGCCCATGCCGGCATCTACGAGGTCAATCCCAACCGCAAGCGGCCCGACGACAACGGTTTAAGCCTCAGCTTCAAGGGCGGCACCGGCTTCGTCGTGCCCTATGAGCTGGGCTATGCCTCCGACTATCAGACCGACCGGCTGCCGCGTCATTACATCCTGGGCGGCTGGATCGACCGTGGCGACTATGCCGATCCGCTGCGCGACGACCGGGGCGGAATTGCGATCCTGAGCGGACGGCCCGCCGCGACGCTCAAAGGCCGCAGCGGCCTCTATGTCCGGTTCGACCAGATGCTGACGCGACCGGACATGAATTCGCATCGCGGGTTGGGCGTGTTCGGTGTCGCCATGACCAACCTGTCCGGCCGGGTCGAGGAGCGGCATTTCCTGGAGCTGGGTCTGCTTCAGACCGGCACCTTCGCGGGTCGCGATCAGGACACGATCGGCTTCGTCATCAACCAGCAAAGCTTCTCCGATCTGGCCATGGAGCGAATGCGCGCGGCTCGTCTGGCGGCGGGTGGTGACGGCAACATCCGGCGCAACCAGTATATGATGGAACTGGCCTATGGCGCGCAGATCGGACCCGCCGTCCGCGTCTCGCCCAACATCCAGTATATCCTCCATCCCGACCAGACCGGAATGCCCTTCCGCCGGACGAGCATCCCCAATGCCCTGGTCTTCGGGTTCAAATTCACCATCGACGCGCCCACCCTGATAGCCGCCGCCCGCCGGTGA
- a CDS encoding tryptophan halogenase family protein has product MSDDAPIGRIAIIGGGTAGWMAAAALARVLGPGGPTITLVESEEIGTVGVGEATIPPIQAFNALLGIDEDDFVRATQGTFKLGIEFVDWRRPGHRYFHPFGVYGIDKGAVPFEAMWQRLRLAGEALPLEAYSICAAAARAGRFMRPQSGNTPLAHIGYAFHFDAALYARFLRGHAEAAGVRREEGRVVSVERGAPRDFIEAVVLADGRRVAADFFIDCSGFHGLLIEGALGAGFEDWGHWLPNDRAVAVPTANVGPPTPFTRSTAHGAGWQWRIPLQHRTGNGLVYASRHLSDDEAVATLLAHLDGAPLADPRPLRFRTGRRDRFWIGNCVALGLAGGFLEPLESTSIHLIQAGIARLLEMLPTQAFEPADTRRYNRLMAAEFDSVRDFLILHFHATERRDTAYWRELAGMDIPETLVERLAIYARTGRVYREADELFTKTSWLAVMDGQGLVASGHDPLAQSVPMDELRARLGRIAAVTRAATGHMPAHGDFIARHCSAKA; this is encoded by the coding sequence ATGAGCGACGACGCGCCCATCGGCCGGATCGCGATCATCGGCGGAGGCACCGCCGGGTGGATGGCGGCCGCCGCGCTCGCCCGTGTGCTGGGACCTGGGGGACCGACGATCACCTTGGTCGAATCGGAGGAAATCGGCACCGTCGGCGTCGGCGAGGCGACCATCCCGCCGATCCAGGCCTTCAACGCGCTGCTCGGCATCGATGAGGACGATTTCGTCCGCGCGACGCAGGGCACGTTCAAGCTGGGTATCGAGTTCGTCGACTGGCGGCGACCCGGCCATCGCTATTTCCATCCCTTTGGCGTGTACGGCATCGACAAGGGCGCGGTGCCGTTCGAGGCGATGTGGCAGCGGCTGCGGCTGGCGGGGGAGGCCCTTCCGCTCGAAGCCTATTCGATCTGTGCGGCCGCCGCGCGCGCGGGCCGGTTCATGCGGCCCCAGTCGGGCAATACGCCGCTTGCGCATATCGGCTATGCCTTTCATTTCGACGCCGCGCTCTATGCCCGTTTCCTGCGCGGCCATGCCGAGGCCGCTGGCGTTCGCCGTGAGGAGGGCCGTGTCGTGTCGGTCGAGCGCGGGGCCCCACGCGATTTCATCGAAGCGGTCGTACTGGCCGATGGGCGCCGGGTCGCGGCCGATTTCTTTATCGACTGTTCGGGCTTTCACGGCCTGCTGATCGAGGGTGCTCTGGGCGCCGGGTTCGAGGATTGGGGGCATTGGCTGCCCAATGACCGTGCGGTCGCGGTGCCCACCGCCAATGTCGGACCGCCGACGCCCTTCACCCGCTCGACCGCGCATGGCGCAGGGTGGCAATGGCGCATCCCGCTTCAGCATCGCACCGGTAACGGCCTGGTCTATGCCAGCCGCCATCTGTCCGACGACGAGGCGGTCGCGACGCTGCTGGCCCATCTCGACGGTGCGCCGCTGGCCGATCCGCGCCCCTTGCGTTTTCGCACCGGACGGCGGGACCGGTTCTGGATCGGCAACTGCGTGGCGCTGGGCCTGGCCGGGGGCTTTCTGGAGCCATTGGAGTCGACCAGCATCCATCTGATCCAGGCGGGGATTGCGCGGCTGCTGGAAATGCTGCCCACCCAGGCGTTCGAGCCGGCGGACACGCGCCGCTACAACCGGCTGATGGCGGCGGAGTTCGACAGTGTCCGCGACTTTCTGATCCTGCATTTCCACGCGACCGAGCGGCGCGACACCGCCTATTGGCGCGAACTGGCGGGCATGGACATCCCCGAGACTCTGGTCGAACGGCTGGCCATCTACGCCCGCACGGGCCGCGTCTATCGCGAGGCGGACGAGCTGTTCACCAAGACCAGCTGGCTGGCGGTGATGGATGGACAGGGGCTGGTCGCCAGCGGCCATGACCCGCTGGCGCAAAGCGTGCCGATGGACGAGCTGCGCGCGCGATTGGGACGGATCGCGGCGGTGACCCGGGCTGCGACCGGGCATATGCCCGCGCATGGCGACTTCATAGCACGCCACTGTTCCGCGAAAGCCTGA